The following proteins are co-located in the Apium graveolens cultivar Ventura chromosome 5, ASM990537v1, whole genome shotgun sequence genome:
- the LOC141724805 gene encoding psoralen synthase-like yields the protein MKMLEQYSTSLCFFSLFSVTVFLCKWLKIRKLVSKNPPPSPPKLPIIGNLHQLGSDPHISLRSLAQKYGPLMLLEFGSIPVLVVSTADAARQIMKTYDLIFSDRPDSSISNRIFYNGKDVALARYSEYWRKVKSTCVMQLLSKKRVDSFRNVREEEVALLIQNIECSHSKIVNLSELFSQLTSSVVCRVALGRKYESEKGISYKKLLGEMTELLGYFRSMGKYIPLLYFVDWLEGLKGKVDKIANEIDAFLEGVVSDHQNAIAPDNTYANKDFVSILLEIQKENIDSDFPINRDCIKSVILDMFFAGTETPSTTLEWTIAALIKNPDVMIKLQDEVRNICKGKPKVLESDLDEMHYLKAVIKESMRLYIPAPLLLPRAAREDVKVMGYDIKSGTQVLVNVWAIARDPSLWDNPEEFRPERFLNSRIDYKGLHYEYLPFGAGRRSCPGIRFAMVLNELAIANVVHKFDFKLPDGERMVDLDMTGVTGITVHKKFPLLVIAKPHV from the exons ATGAAGATGTTGGAGCAATATTCCACGTCCCTCTGTTTCTTTTCATTGTTTTCTGTCACTGTTTTTCTTTGCAAATggttaaaaattagaaaattagTTTCGAAAAATCCGCCACCTTCCCCGCCAAAATTACCCATAATTGGAAATCTTCATCAACTTGGTTCAGACCCGCACATTTCACTTAGGTCCCTGGCTCAGAAGTATGGTCCATTAATGCTGCTCGAGTTCGGAAGTATACCTGTTCTTGTTGTTTCTACCGCTGATGCAGCTCGACAGATTATGAAAACATATGATCTCATTTTCTCTGACAGGCCTGATTCAAGTATCTCCAATCGAATTTTCTATAACGGTAAGGACGTGGCTCTTGCCCGTTATAGTGAATATTGGAGAAAGGTCAAGAGTACTTGTGTTATGCAGCTCCTTAGTAAAAAAAGGGTCGATTCATTTCGCAATGTCAGAGAAGAAGAAGTTGCACTTTTGATCCAGAATATTGAATGTTCTCATTCGAAAATAGTAAATTTAAGTGAGTTGTTTTCTCAACTGACTAGCAGTGTAGTTTGCAGGGTTGCACTAGGAAGGAAATATGAGAGTGAGAAAGGGATTTCATATAAGAAATTGCTTGGGGAAATGACCGAGTTGTTAGGTTATTTCCGCAGCATGGGGAAATATATTCCACTGCTCTATTTCGTTGATTGGCTTGAAGGTTTGAAGGGAAAGGTGGACAAAATAGCTAATGAGATTGATGCTTTTCTTGAAGGTGTTGTTAGTGATCATCAAAATGCTATTGCACCGGATAATACCTATGCCAACAAAGACTTTGTATCCATTTTGCTGGAGATCCAGAAAGAGAACATAGATTCTGACTTTCCAATTAACAGAGATTGCATTAAATCTGTTATCCTG GATATGTTCTTTGCTGGAACTGAAACACCATCAACAACTTTAGAGTGGACAATAGCAGCGCTAATAAAAAATCCAGACGTCATGATAAAATTGCAGGATGAGGTAAGAAATATATGCAAAGGCAAACCTAAAGTATTGGAGAGTGATTTAGACGAAATGCACTATCTGAAAGCGGTGATAAAAGAGAGTATGCGATTGTATATTCCAGCTCCACTACTGCTTCCTAGAGCAGCAAGGGAGGATGTGAAAGTAATGGGGTATGACATAAAATCAGGGACACAAGTACTGGTAAATGTTTGGGCAATTGCAAGAGACCCTTCATTGTGGGACAATCCAGAGGAGTTTCGGCCTGAGAGGTTCTTAAACAGTCGTATTGATTACAAAGGCCTGCACTATGAGTATCTTCCGTTTGGAGCAGGTCGGAGGTCTTGCCCTGGGATCCGATTCGCTATGGTCCTTAACGAGCTTGCAATAGCAAATGTTGTGCACAAGTTTGATTTTAAATTGCCTGATGGGGAAAGAATGGTGGATTTGGACATGACCGGTGTCACGGGCATTACTGTTCATAAAAAGTTTCCTCTCTTGGTGATTGCCAAACCACATGTTTAA
- the LOC141660680 gene encoding uncharacterized protein LOC141660680, with protein sequence MVEWNKAQLIGHLLRVVTRSNSLWPRWVNETVLKNKHFWTLNIPTDCSWIWRKVLKLRCIAIQFVSYSIGTGNSVSLWFDPWWGGTCLAALHSSPIISQCGMHANDLVSKIICSGTWCLPAPNARHHHLDPLLQHWLNTFDFLAFNPNGLDSMLWDGLVTSKVKTWNIWNSIRTRGDTVNWHGAIWHKLRINRFAHHEWFLCHGRLNTLSRLHRFGISESQQCFLCIGGRETDSHLFVHCPYSRWILVRLLLLVDLSVVGNTWIDLLQHLSALEDKLRGVLGLCLLQIFCYHLWRERNARAHNSGILGPSKLMDCITRDFIARLHGSIWFSKTICNRVDLLSSLSPVFRI encoded by the coding sequence ATGGTAGAGTGGAACAAAGCTCAACTCATCGGGCATTTGCTTCGTGTAGTGACAAGGTCTAACAGTTTGTGGCCTCGATGGGTGAATGAAACTGTCCTCAAGAATAAGCATTTTTGGACCCTTAACATTCCAACAGACTGTTCTTGGATATGGCGAAAGGTTCTAAAACTGAGATGCATTGCTATTCAGTTTGTTTCTTACTCTATTGGTACGGGTAATTCAGTTTCTTTGTGGTTTGATCCATGGTGGGGAGGGACCTGCTTGGCTGCTCTGCATTCTTCTCCTATTATTAGCCAGTGTGGTATGCATGCTAATGATCTGGTTAGCAAAATCATTTGTTCGGGGACTTGGTGTTTACCTGCTCCCAATGCTAGACACCACCACCTTGATCCTCTTTTACAACATTGGCTTAATACTTTCGATTTTCTAGCTTTTAATCCGAATGGTTTGGACAGTATGCTCTGGGATGGTTTGGTTACTTCTAAGGTTAAGACCTGGAACATTTGGAACTCCATTAGAACCAGGGGAGATACTGTAAATTGGCATGGTGCAATTTGGCATAAACTCAGAATCAACAGGTTTGCACACCACGAATGGTTCCTCTGTCATGGTCGTCTTAACACATTGTCCAGGCTGCATCGATTCGGCATCTCGGAGTCTCAGCAATGTTTTTTGTGTATTGGAGGTCGAGAAACGGACTCTCATCTATTTGTTCACTGTCCTTATAGTCGATGGATCCTAGTTCGACTGTTACTTCTTGTTGATCTCTCGGTTGTTGGTAATACTTGGATAGACCTCCTGCAGCATCTTTCTGCTTTGGAGGACAAGCTCCGAGGAGTGCTTGGGCTCTGCCTCCTGCAAATTTTCTGCTACCACCTTTGGCGAGAGCGTAATGCCCGAGCTCACAACTCCGGCATCCTTGGTCCTTCGAAGCTAATGGATTGCATCACCAGAGATTTTATAGCTAGATTGCATGGTTCcatttggttttctaaaacaaTTTGTAATAGGGTTGATTTACTTTCTAGTCTTTCGCCCGTATTTAGAATCTAG